From a region of the Oryza sativa Japonica Group chromosome 6, ASM3414082v1 genome:
- the LOC112939252 gene encoding succinate dehydrogenase subunit 8A, mitochondrial: MIYRNWSLLSSTVVIWGGVATAGLAGIFLFGGKEKFQNYLCREGERLRQQDRAAMGKN, encoded by the exons ATGATCTACCGCAACTGGTCGCTGCTCTCCTCCACCGTCGTCATCTGGGGcggcgtcgccaccgccggcctcgccgGGATCTTCCTCTTCGGCGGCAAG GAGAAATTCCAGAACTATCTTTGCCGTGAAGGTGAGAGGCTTAGGCAACAGGACAGAGCAGCAATGGGCAAGAACTAG